TTGGCCCCGGTTTGTATCCGGGTGCCTTCACTTTGCAGTGATTTGACCAGGGAGACCGATGTGGATCGACGCAATTTTCTGCTCGCCAGTGCCGCCACCGCCATGGCTGGCGCGGCAACACTTTCAGCGGGCGAGGCACAAGCAGATACAGAGCCCGTTGCACTGACGGGCGCGGCTGGCGCCAGGGGCGAGCCGTTGGGGGGCCAGCCGCCAGCCGGGGCCAGAACCTCAATGAAAGACTTCGATTACGAGGTCAAATACCACCGCGCGTTTGAAGCCGTGCTGTGGAACATGCCGGCTATTGCGATCTACACCTTCCGCCGCGCAGCATTTGAGACGCTGGGCCTGAAAGACAACGACATCATCACGTACTCAAAACCAGCAACGCCGCTGCTGGAGGCCATTACCGCCAACAGCACCACGCCGTACATTTCGGCGTTTTCAGATTTGCGCCAGGGCCCGGTGGTGCTGGAGCTTCCTCCCGCCGGGCCGGATGGCAGCCTGTATGGGCAGGTGGTGGATGCCTGGCAATTCACCATTGCCGATGTCGGGCCGTCCGGGCTGGATAAAGGGCAGGGCGGCAAGATCCTGTTCACGCCGCCTGGCTACACCGGCACCGTGCCGTCGGGCTATATCCATGTGCCCTCGCCCAATTACCGCATTGCATTCGCTTTTCGCTCTGTCCCGGCGGCGGGCAAAACGACGGACGACGCGTATCACTACGCGCAAAAGCTGCGCATGTATTACTTGTCGCAGGCCGGCAGCCCGCCCCGGCAAAAGTTTGTTGACCCGGCCAACGTGCGTTATCCCACGCTGCCGTTCTACGACGAACGCCATTTTGAAGACATGCACGAGATCATGACGGTCGAGCCGGTGAAGGAGCAAGACAAGGTCATGATGGGGATGCTGACCTCGCTGGGCATTGAAAAAGGCAAGCCGTTCTCGCCGGATGACACCGCAAAGCGCGCCATGTGCCAGGCCGCGATTGATGCCTGGTTCTATCTGCAATGGTGGTTTGATACCGAAATGGTCAAGCGCGTGTTCTGGCCTGATCGGCATTACGTCTCGATTTTGCAGACCGACCAGAACCACATGTTCACCTTCACTTACCCTGACCGCATCGACATTACCGAACGCGCCGCCGAGTATTTCTGGTGTACCTACATGCCCAAAGTGGTTGCCGACTCCCCGGCCAACCAGTACCTGGTGGCCATGAGCGACAAAAACGGCAAGTTGCTGGAAGCGGGCAAACTGTACAAGGTGGACGTGCCCAAAGACATGCCGGTGAAGCAGTTCTGGGCACTGACCGTCTACGACCGCGCCACGTTCTCGTTCATCTACAGCGAATCCAGTCGCACCACGCTTTCCACCTATGACGTGGAAAAGATGAAAAAGAATGCCGACGGCAGCGTCACCTTGTATGTCGGCCCCACCGCGCCAGCGGGG
The genomic region above belongs to Silvimonas iriomotensis and contains:
- a CDS encoding DUF1254 domain-containing protein gives rise to the protein MDRRNFLLASAATAMAGAATLSAGEAQADTEPVALTGAAGARGEPLGGQPPAGARTSMKDFDYEVKYHRAFEAVLWNMPAIAIYTFRRAAFETLGLKDNDIITYSKPATPLLEAITANSTTPYISAFSDLRQGPVVLELPPAGPDGSLYGQVVDAWQFTIADVGPSGLDKGQGGKILFTPPGYTGTVPSGYIHVPSPNYRIAFAFRSVPAAGKTTDDAYHYAQKLRMYYLSQAGSPPRQKFVDPANVRYPTLPFYDERHFEDMHEIMTVEPVKEQDKVMMGMLTSLGIEKGKPFSPDDTAKRAMCQAAIDAWFYLQWWFDTEMVKRVFWPDRHYVSILQTDQNHMFTFTYPDRIDITERAAEYFWCTYMPKVVADSPANQYLVAMSDKNGKLLEAGKLYKVDVPKDMPVKQFWALTVYDRATFSFIYSESSRTTLSTYDVEKMKKNADGSVTLYVGPTAPAGLEANWIPTSGKRPLPTFRYYGAKDELNQKVFKMPDFELVG